The segment GCAGCTAACGACCTTCAAAGCGGGACTGAGATCCAGAGATCTCGTGGCCTCCCTCGCAAAGAATCCACCAAAAACGATGGCAGAAATGCTCCTGAAggcacagaagtacatgaatgctgagGATGCTTTAGCAGCCATAAAGGATGTAGGGAAGCCAGGAGACAAGGCAAAGAAAGAAGATGGCCGTAAGGGTCAAAAGAGAGAGCGTCCAGATTGTTGGAACAATGACGGGAATAAGAAGAGAGATGATAAAGGTCCTCGGACGGTAAGATTTACTCCTTTGGTTATGCtagttgacaaaattttaacgcagatcaaggacgagcattatctcaaatggccaAGACCATTGCACTCATCCCCCAATGTCcgtgacaagaacaagtactGCCGATTCCACAAAGATCACGGCCACAACACTGAAGATTGTAGAGTCCTAAAGGAGCAGATAGAGGAGTTGATACGGAAAGGGAAATTAcagaaatatgtgaagaagggAGAATATAGTCAGTTTAGGGAAGGTAACAAAAACCAGCATGGGTCCTCTTCCTAAGATGACGACCGCCCGTCCTAACCTCTGCAGGAtgtgatcggggagataaagaCGATTACAGGAGGGCCATTCTCAGGGGGATCATTTAAATCCCTCAAGAAAGCACACCAGAGGCAAGTAAATAGTGTCCACACCATACCTCCTTCTAAGCAATGACGAACAAACAGGGACATGTCCTTCAATGAAGGAGATGCTAGTGGAGTGAAACAGCCCCACAATGATCCTTTGGTCATAATGCTGAATATAGAGGGATTCAATACCAAGAGAATCCTCGTGGACAACGAAAGCTCTGCagacatcatctacctcccCGCCTTCCAGCAGCTAAGGCTAGATCCAAGGAGACTGCGCCCGTTTGACTCCCCTCTCGTCAACTTCAGTGGAGACAGGGTATACCCTAAGGGCATAGTGACGTTGACAATAACAGTGGGGGCCTACTCGGTGCAATTGACCCGTCAGTTAGACTTCCTTGTGGTGGACTGTCCCCaatcctacaatgtcatcattggcAGGCCCACACTCAACAAATGGAAAGCGGCCACGTCCACctactgtttgaaggtgaaGTTCCCAACAGATAACGGTGTTGGCGAAGTAAAAGGAGATCAAGTCCTGGCCAGAGAATGTTATCAAGCCGTCCTGGCTGCGAAAGAGAACCACACATGGATGATTGAAGAGAAGGACGAAGACAAAATGGAAGCCCTGGAAATAGTGGAACTGGCTGAAGGAGAAGCGAACAAGACGACAAAGATAGGGACGACGCTAAGCCCTGAGATGAGAACAAAACTTATCCAATTCCTTAAAAAGAATATAGACGTCTTCACATGGAGCCACGAGGACATGCCGGGCATAGCTCCAGAAGTCATCcagcataagttgaatgtggaTCCGGAGCAAAAACCCATCCAGCAAAGGCGAAGAGTCTTCGCCCCAGAACAAGATCAGGCAGTTGCAGACGAAGTTACCAAACTATTGGCGGCAGGGttcatcagggaagtgtactatcctGAGTGGCTCACGAACGTCGTCCTAGTGAAGAAAGCAAGtggaaaatggaggatgtgtgtagacttcacagacctgaacaaggcgtgcccaaaggacagcttccctctaccGAGAATAGACCAGCTTATGGATTCTACAGTCGGGCACAAGTTACTAacgttcatggacgctttctcgggataTAACCAGATAAGGATGGCTAAGGAAGATCGGGAGAAGACTGCTTTCATCACGAGTCAAGGACTCTAttgttacaaggtaatgcctttcGGATTAAAGAATGCCAGAGCTACATACCAGAGGCtagtgaacaaaatgttcggcCAACAGATCAGAAGGAACATGGAAGTATATgtggacgatatgctcgtcaaaAGTAAGGAAGAGCTCACACACTTGGACGACCTGAAGGGGACATTTACCACCCTCAAAAAATACCAGATGAGGTTGAATCCAGGtaagtgtgtttttggggtagcctCAGGGAAAttcctgggattcatggtgtcccaaagacgaatagaagcaaacccagaGAAAGTGCAAGCCATCATCAACATGACGTCACCCAGGACCGTCAAGGAAGTTCAAAAActcacaggaaggatagcagctttaaacaggttcgtctccaGAGCTACAGACAAATGTCTACCCTTTTTCAAGACCTTGAAACAGGCTTTCGCCTGGACCGACAAATGCGAAGCAGCGTTCCAGGAACTAAAGCGTTACCTGAGCAGTCCACCCCTCTTAagcccgtccaaagaaggggaAGACCTATACTTATACCTGGCAGTGTCAGCCTCGGCAGTAAGTGCAGCCCTGATTAGAGAAAAGGGCGCAAAGCAACTCCCAGTTTACTACGTCAGCCAAGCCTTCCAAGGGGCTGAATCCAGGTATCCAAGGATTGAAAAGATCGCATTTGCGTTAATAGTAGCCTCGCGCAAGCTAAGGCAATACTTTCAGGCAAACCCCATCCTTGTAATGACGGACCAACCgatcaagaaatcaatgaacaagcCTGAGGCAGCCGGAAGAATGGTCTAGTGGGCCACTGAACTTAGtcaatttgacatcgagtaccatccCAGAACAGCAATCAAGGCGCAAGCTCTAGCGGACTTCATCGCAGAGTTCACCCTTCCGGACGAAGACAGCCTTACCGACGGAGTTGATAGATGGATGATACGAActgatggttcgtcagcccaaaGAAGGGGGGGAGTAGGGGTTGTCATAACCACCCCCGATGGAGAGGTGGTGAAGTATGGGGTCCAACTAAAATTTCTGGCTACTAACAATGAAGCTGAATACGAAGGGATACTGACGGGATTGAGGCTTAGAAAGGCACTTGGAGCTAAGAACCTGTTAATCCAAAATGATTCGAAGCTAGTGATTGGGCAGATCAGAGGGGAGTACGAAGCgaaggaagaaaggatgcagaagTACCTCAGGCTGACGAAACATCTAACTTGGGAGTTCGACACAATGGAGTTCGTGCAGATCCCAAGAAGTCAAAATATAGGGGCAGACGAAGTCTCAAAGCTAGCGTCATCAGAAAAAAGGGAGATTAGCATGGATTTGGTGATGGAGGTCCAGAAATACCCCAGCATTGAAGAGGTCCCAACATTTACCATCCAGAGCGCAAACAGCTGGATGACACCCATAATGTCCTTCCTCTAGGACGGGCACCTCCCTCAGAACACAGAAGAAGCTAAAAAGGTCAAGAAGAGGGCGGCCAGGTTCACGATCCTTAATGACGCcttatacaagagaggcttctctatgcctTACTTGAAGTGTGTCAACGAAGAAGAAGCTAGATACATACTGGAAGAAATCCATAGAGGAGTTTGCGGCGACCACGCTGGCCCTAGATCCCTGGTGAATAAGGTAGTACGAACAGGATATTTTTGGCCAACTATGCAGGTGGATGTTGTTGAAATCGTCAAGAGGTGTGACAAGTGCCAGCGATACAGGAATGTGCAATGGCTTCCAACAGAGAGACTAACGACGATAGCCtccccgtggccatttgcacaatgggggatCGACATCGTCGGCCCATtaccccaaggtaaaggtcaggtaaagTTCCTACTAGTTgctattgattacttcacaaaatgggttgaagcagaggctcTAGCAACGATCACCGAGGCAAGAATTCGGAGCTTTATGTGGAAGAATATAAAActgcaggttcgggattcccTTGACAATTATATCAGATaatgggaggcagttcgacaaccAAGGTTTCAGAGACTTCTGTTCAAACCTTGGAATCAAGAATCAATTCTCGTCCCCGGGGCATCCCCAGGCAAACGGACAGACGGAAGTGACGAATCGAAcgctgctcaagattatcaaaaccAAGCTGGACAATGCGAAGGGTGCCTGGCCAGAAGAATTACCTAATGTCCTGTGGGCTTACAGAACCACAGCAAGAACCCCAACAGGAGAGACccccttcaggcttacctatgGCACAGAAGCAGTAATCCCAGTTGAAGTGGGAGTAACAAGCGTCAGACGAGGGACGTTCAAAGAAGGGTGCAATGACGATGAATTGCGACTCAACTTGGACTGTCTGGACGAAGTAAGAGACAATGCATCCAGCAAGATGACGAAGTACTAGCTGAAGATGGCCGAATACTACAATAAGCGGGTTAAACTCAGACGACTGGACATAGGAGACCTCGTTCTGCGCAAGACCACCacagcaactaaagaccctacccAAGGAAAGCTGGGTCCCACATGGGAAAGGCCTTACTGAGTCATTCACTACTCAAGACAAGGCAGTTACCACCTAGAAACCATGGACGGACAAAGACTCTCTCaaccatggaacattgagcatttaaaaaagtacCACCAGTAGATGTAATAAACGGATATGTTCATTCTTGAagttaataaaagaattattcctCTAATGTCTTTGTGTAAGCAGGTCTAGTCAATCGTAAGGCATATAAAAgctaagtaataagattccgccttaacggatgtaagttactgacgatcCCTCCAACGGGTATAAGGCATATAAaagctaagtaacaagattctgccttgacggatgtaactTACTGACGATCCCTCCAACGGGTATAAGGCATATAAAAGCTAAGTGATAAAATTATGCCAAGgcggatgtaaatcactaacGAAGCCtgagtgacaagattccttaaatggatgtagatcaccaaaaaatggctaagtgacaagattccttaaatggatgtacgtcaccaaaaaatggctaagtgataagattccgccttgacggatgtaagtcacTAACGAAGCCATAAACGCAATAAATATCCCTTGAATGTGTATAAGTCAAGTAAGAAGACCCCGCCTCGACGGGAACAAGCCACTAACGCAGGCACAATCCTTTAGCAGGTGCAAGTGACAAGATCCCGCTTGACGGATTCAGGCTACCAAcgaatccacaaaaaaaaaaaaaaaaaaaaaaggagaaaaagaaaagggacaagaaccttgcaacaaatcaaaacaacactCAGGCTGTATCCAAGCCCTTCTAAATGGTCGTGAGTAAGTAACAAATCATTGACGAATGGAGAGATCACAGCTAAGAAATTTATGCTAAGTACAAGGTATGGATGAACTCAAAACACCACAAACATGTCAGGTACCAACAAAAGCACAATCATCCAAACAGGTAAGTGCGAAATCATAAAGTCAATTAAAGCCCAAAAACAGCGGGCAATTATCCTTGTTCTTTCTAAAGACCCATAAAACACTGGGCCAAGAAACATTATTctcaaaatagattaaaaaaaaactgctatcaaaaagcccaaaacataaAGGGCATACACAACAAGATAAATTTTTACACAAGTGTCAGGTCCGGGCCAATAGGAACGTCAGCAGAAAGATCGTCAACAGCAGGAACGTCACCAGATGGGAGGGAATCACCAGGGGCATCACCTTGCCGAAGTCTGGGCAGCCTCGTCCACAGCCATCTCTTGATCCACCACTTCAAGGTCCAGGCTCGGCAGGTCGACTCCAGTAGGATGCTTGACAAGGTACCTCCGTAGGAGCTCGAAGCCCTTGAAGTACCAACAGAAGAGCACTGTGGAGTACTCCTCAGTTTGCTAGAAGGCTTCGACGGACCTAGCAGCAATGGTTTTGAGCTTTTCTTTGGCCACCTAAAGCTGGTCGTCCTTCTCAAGGTTTAGCTGACACTCAACCCTAAGATCGGCATTCAAGGCCTTGACGTTTTCCCTCAGAGTGGTAGCTTCGTCCATTGAATCGATAAGCTTCTTCTTCAACGTGGAGTTCTCCTTCTCCAAAGCCTCCATCCTGGATGCCAGAGATGCCACCTTAGCCTCTTGAGTAAGGCACTCCGAAGCAAGGTAAAGGCTCTCCCCCAACACCTGATGAAGGAAACTAAGTccattagtaaaaaaaaaaaaacatataaggGGAACAAAGGGAATGCAAAAGTGTTTTTACCTGGACGATCCTGTGCACGTGCTAACTCGCAACTACGTTAAGGGGCACTCTGGAAAAGACCTTGAGGTCCTCAGCATTCACAACACCGTGTGCTCGCTCCACAGCCACACCCTCGTCATCCCAGATGAACGAACCCattttctccttctccttctccttacTCGACACTCGTTGCCTTTTGGAGGAAGGGGTAGGGATTTCCTTAATCGAGGTAGCCGGAGAAGCCGTCCGTACATTCTCAACTCCAGAGACGATGGGAGTGGCGTCTGTAGCTGGGGGAACGGACGGACCCTTCCCCGTGATACGAACCACCCTCTTCCCAATATTCACCAAAGGTTTGTCCTTCTTGGACCTCATCTTAGCGTACATGTCCTTGTTAAACCTGGTTGtcatctctttaaaaaaaaaaaaaaaaaaaaaaaaaaaaaaaaaaaacctcagagATCCAAGTACAGACGAGAAAATGAATACTGACGAAGTCAATAtttactcttcttttcctcaatATTGATGCTGCGCAAGACGTAAGGAGATGGGTCCGGGCCTAAGCAATAGAATGCAAGCGTCCGTGGGTCCACAAGGTCCTCCCAACTTTCAATCGATTTGGCGTATTCTATTGCCTTCTCAACACGACCCTGGTACTTGCTCTTTAACTTGGGGCGTCTTTTAACTGCCAAGAGAAATGACCAAAGGGATTAGGGACGACCACATATGCAAAATGAAGATTAACAGACGAGGAGAAACATTGACACACCTAAGTTTGGGGTTCCCCACTGACGAAGCAACcttgggatatcaccccaagccTCGCTAGAAGGGGTCTCAAAATCGTCCCCGGACATGAAAAAGAAACGGGACTTCCAATACCTGAATGACGAGGCTAAACCCTTGACGATTCTAGTCCTCCTCGCCCAAGGGACTAGCTCATACTACCCGTACTCTTTTAACTCTTTTAGGCGGTAAAGGTAGACGAGCTCACTCACCTTGATCATATCCTCGTTAGTGGCCAACCATATCTCCATACAGTTGATCACTATCCTCCATGAATTGGGCATAAGTTGCCCGAGAGCAATACCAAAATAACCTAAAAACTCCATCACCAACGGATGGACGGGTAGTCTAAGCCCACAAGTGAAAGCAGCCTCGTAGAAGCATACTTCACCAGGGAAGAAGTGGCAGGCCCGATCCTCAGTACCGGGCCGACGAACACGGACTCGCGCAGGAAACTGAAATCTATCCTTGAACCTAGCCACGGTGTCAGCGTCCAGCCCACACTCCTCCCCaagggcataaaaagccctaacctgaCGAGGGACGGAGACTGCTGTATCGCCTTCCACCGAGCTTTCACTGGATGACAACCCAGTTTCTAGATCGCTAGATCTCACCTCCGACATCCTTTTCGTTTCGCCCTCAAACCAAGCAAGTGACTGGCCTAATATTGGAGATAGTTCCCCTAAAACTACACTCAACCCACAACCTTCAAAAATATAGTCCCCAACCAAAGGGAAAAAGTCACCGGAAACACCCAAAGCCGCCCCTAAacgagcaaaaaagaaagagaccgAGGGGCAAGCTACCCTAACCTCAACAGAACTGACCATGAAAAGGGAATACAatcctaaaaacccaaaaatcaaacacaaaaaaaaaaaaaacaaaagcaaagggcaaaagaaaaatcaggaactctgaaagttcaaaaacgtgtacaaaaacacttttgaacgtttagacccccaaaaaccaacttaaccaacacaagcaatatgttaaacaactagtgtgcggaaacttaacatatgctataatatgaaattggttaaacaactatctaagccataacaaaataaaccacaacagataatgtaaaggcagagatagagaggaaggaagatgcaaacacagagataacacccggatgtgttatcgaagaggaaaccgaagacctcggcgaaaaacctctccaccgccctccaagcggtaatcaatccactagaaaatacagttgggatacaaggacagcaatagaccctccaagcctaatctacccaatgcacctaagccctccaagcttcttgctccaacgaggttgcgccgaacctttttcttttctagctttctggattccgctactacactgtagcatcaaccaataaagattggctccttcctaactgcttcccagaactccaaacgtctgtctcacagagatgataatggtgagaaccaggtttggtataatgcctctcaaggatttgacaatggagaggaagagagtgagggaatttgatgagactctaaggtagagattgtgggtaaaacaatctggtttttctttagggtttctctctcaaaattctctctggaagctctctttcaatcgtgggttaaaagggtatttatactggagtgaagaggaatgcgaaacgtcaggtttttccaaaacaggggtggctcgcggcttgacctcgcggcttgaccaagtcgcgagatccagtcgcgagttaaccgtatggccagttgtcctgttttgtcttgtagtgctccagctagcatgactgttcatcttccagcacgcttggcacgtgtgcatcttctggcgggttgaaaccgcgagtccacccgcgagtcccagccgcgacactctgttttcttgcacactcttgagcaatcttcacactatctcactcactacccttacaacaatcccacctaaatacagggttactaaatgctgaattacaagcaaatttggcacggaataaagccaattagatggttgaataaattcaaccttacaatctccccctttggctattccgtgataaaaccctaaaacagactctagacttaacatgtgagttgggaacagttgatcaaaactcactcacacctaactctagaagctgtgaagcacttgaatcatatgaacataaactcctgaaacacaacaatacaccatgatcattgtaagcagaaaattataaatgcatatgaaacaggcaatatgagatcaagcaaaaatggagttaataaacaaaccatggcttgatcaaccaagtgaacaccacaaggtagtgatcacagtgctcattcacatttggaatgaacacaaggacatacaagttaacaagcacaaggcaagacacttgtatgcacaacactcaaccaatgcatagctcacatggcatatgcatctaggaacaatcctacaagggcacaagagtgacagtacaacaaccacaatgcagaacatttagattaaagtactgatttcaacatagcataaaggctgcacttaagcatggtacataccataaagcctacaaactatgcataaaacaataaccctgaaagcttacaaaagcatatgggtacaaaccaacaaatacctgaataacatcatcaaacatatattaaagtttaaaccaagtatatgaaaatagttagaaacagttatacaccaaaacacagtgtatcaaaaccataaaaaccataagtttagaagataagacaaaaagcaaaagtatgacaaaagtatgtgtgtactccccctatcactatgcacacttccctttgaacttttctcccccttactgaatgctctccccctttttgtcacgaatagctaaagactctcgtccaactttcgttgaatttcatctagctgattctccatagtctcgaggcgcatttggacatggttgtttgtggagtagagaagtgccacaagctcatcaacgcgtttctgaatgtgctcaagtacactgccgactctgtcagtatgagaagcagtttgtgcttgtggaataccagccggtgaaacTTCAGGAACAGCAtgagatgcagatgtggtatgtgcaggtgtctctgagtcaggggcagatgaagtaaccggagagatgtgagcacttcgtggtgatttggaggagtgactcctgctcgcttgaagagtgaacaaagaaatgggacgttgacgagtcaacattttaccatctgcaggaggagtaatgccagcACTAAGAATaagtttcatgacgagactgcaaaatggaatgattcctcgagctgtagatcgacatgcggtcttcctcaagttgtagtagatgtgagcacatatatcaatgggggctccggtaatgagatcacacagaaatatagctctcccaagattgatgaatgtagtgttggacagtggatagagattggtgaacatgatcaacttcagtgtggtcagctcaggtgcaaactttgcggtgctgatggaagttcctgcactggatacctcatgatcatgtcctaggatttgtaaaatttctccaacctctggatttcgttcatcatagggagttaaattcacattctgaggtctggtgatgccgagaagatttgcgatggagtctggggtaacactaaactctgttcctctgacccagaaaacgaggataggtccaagatcagatgcattggagaagcattccttgaccagctcatccattggatcatcaaagtttccgaacaagtttgcccagtctcgtttctcaaagattcgagggatgaaagtagtccctaaggtgttgaactctactacccgctccactatagttgttgacttgtcaaacacatttgagtaggcgtgtgagttaaggggaactctgaatctatcctcattgggatcttgagatgcttgagatgatagacgagtccttttagcaactggggttgctggttcgtcagcaacaatgtctttacccctggtagattgacgagacatctgcaaaagaacaggccaacagaaaagaaccaagcaacaataccccacaaaagattgtcaacaagattcagtataaacaatatttcgatataaaaacccagactgaatatagtgtagacccaaccaaaacttccaacaatacacagaagcacaaactagtacgtgcatcaaacttggtaaaagtgcaccaagagaaagaaagacaccacaactgtcattgagacaggttaacatgaccatgatatgcaattaGAAACAGCATTTGAACATTTTGAGCAGATagcataaatcactccatcagaggAAAGAACATAGGGAGAATATTTCAAACATGAAGAAAGCAAACATCCACACGGGAGCACGTTGATGGGAGACATACATTATGATATCATAACCACTCAgtgaccaaaaacaaacaccaacatcaatattcaggcaagtgtaatgagtaagtcacatagacaccaaacccatttcagaaaagattctcagattcaataataagcaaaaatcagaacaatgaaaaacacattgtgattgctcagcatgaaaacaggtgagaacaatatcaaacaagacactccatacccattacacatagagataagtataacgaatacaataccagtccaaacagcaacagaaatatgcaggaaaaaaaaaatgagattgagaagacaaaacccataccttttcttgatgatttggagaaggaACGAAACACCAaaggggtttgaaaaatggaatcacgaagagttttgggaggaaacaacaattttaagaaaagatgaacagttacaaaatttcgagggaaaactgaaagaggtttaaaaactgctcctgtttctgcaaaacacgcgattttcgcgactggattaagtcgccacacagtcgccagctcaagccgccaaagcactcaagaacaaaattttgaaaaatttttctaagtgtttttcgcgactggaaggtctacccgcgagtgagtcgcgagctgagccgcgaaaatctctgagtgaatctcgcgactggaccttccactcgcgaacaagtcgccaaaactgaccagcgaagatgcgactgaggctcgcgacttgacacacccgcgactgagccgccaaaacagggcaaaactgtatttttgaaattatcagatttttccaacaaaacactttccaaaaacacctaaaacactcaaaaatctttttgtgcttgaattaacaaagattgagcatgtgaaaacacattttatcaagtacaatcacacaaatgaatatggcatttattgaacataaacttgtgtgttgtgtgtggatatcaacaatgagatagtcctttgtctaatgtgaagcttcaatgatcaattcaaccaaggcatacacaattagcactagatcatgtgaccaatctcaattatagaaatatgaatatatgacttcccacacaacttgataacttaacttggagcttttcatttgactccactttcagccataacatttgatcttttgaggcaatcatctctcattgtgagagggatagacaacatttctcttttgaagaacaggcctttggcctttttgaaagaaatttcacttttaatataaggtcgcttaccctttttcctagtcaaatactagaatgtgcgacaggcttttgcagctcaatatctcttttcatttggagatttacatttggtgagctctttttagcaaaaaaaaaaataaaaaatgggaagggatatagacacaagtctatgcatgtttcaagatcaacataaccattcactaatcattcatgacaagtttgaagatctatttacaacaatcacatagatttcaagatttttcccacagtgatatgagtgcatgaaaacaagcaatgctcgaaaatgcacaaagccattagtacaaaggtacaaggcaaaacgagttttaagacaaaactcaacaaagtagatcaagctttttgattttcaaatttttatgtaattttttggatttttgactcaagaaacaaaaagattgataaaacacaattaagaaaaattcacaagaagcataaacaagcaaacaaccaaaatcaaaaacaacaagcaaaccaaacaaacatagtcacaaagcataggaagtattaatgcatggacatgttgtaatgcttatgcatgagtaccccttttcacccacacgtcacttgcgtttggggtgatttccttaaaggattgggtacgggagttagggctttcaaaccttcgtgagaagctttccaagcagttggtgaatgcaccaatcatcttcatcacgttcatcattccgggatctccattttgctctctaggttgatcccctgcccaagttctcctatcaattcttggtcctcctgacctttgaggagttgcactgttctttgctctcagcttttggcaatttggtcgagtgtgcccttgaagtccgcaataatggcacacatacattcctttaggacctctttgtggtcgtggacgtgacttggcacgagactcagacctgcccacatattgattacgatgattcagcatccgttggtccaccacattcttcttctcctccacctcgagcttcacaccagtagggtcagctacaactggatctttggctttgacaaacttcacttctttggtgacatttccagttgaactacttcctccggtatatcccagtccggatttttctgagaagctcttttgagaagatataacatcgtcaagcttcttggtggtgaccctctctatttttgcatttgcttgaacaacctcattctcaagaaatctc is part of the Quercus robur chromosome 9, dhQueRobu3.1, whole genome shotgun sequence genome and harbors:
- the LOC126700746 gene encoding uncharacterized protein LOC126700746, yielding MRKEMDELRSAIKEKTNRSVDRMVRATDSPFTMAVLECPVPSKFLLPQLEPFDGLKDPQDHLNTFKTTLGLQQPPDEILCRSFPTTLKGAAREWFTKLLTSSVDSFEQLNNAFLHHFIGGQCSKRPANHLLTIRQGEKETLRSYMKRFTRETLEVDEADDKVQLTTFKAGLRSRDLVASLAKNPPKTMAEMLLKAQKYMNAEDALAAIKDVGKPGDKAKKEDGRKGQKRERPDCWNNDGNKKRDDKGPRTDEHYLKWPRPLHSSPNVRDKNKYCRFHKDHGHNTEDCRVLKEQIEELIRKGKLQKYVKKGEYSQFREGNKNQHGSSS